The Acidobacteriota bacterium genome includes a window with the following:
- a CDS encoding crotonase/enoyl-CoA hydratase family protein has translation MTAEYKSLKLQTNEGLTEVALIGPGKGNAMGPDFWRDMPELFAALDRDDDTRAVVVRGEGDNFSYGLDLPAMMGGLGDFGRENLAAERTRLLDLVGDMQRAFDNVAVCRKPVIAAISGWCVGGGLDLIAACDVRLCSSDARFSLREVKVAIVADLGSLQRLPQIIGQGATRELAFTGKDISASRALQIGLVSEVCETRDEMLEAARKLAREIADNPPLVVQGIKRVMNYCADKSVADGLGYVAAWNSAFLQSADLAEAMTAFRERRAPHFKGK, from the coding sequence ATGACCGCCGAATACAAGTCGCTCAAGCTTCAAACCAACGAAGGCTTAACTGAAGTCGCGTTGATCGGTCCGGGCAAGGGCAACGCGATGGGGCCGGACTTCTGGCGCGACATGCCTGAGCTGTTCGCCGCGCTCGACCGCGACGACGACACGCGCGCAGTCGTCGTTCGAGGCGAGGGCGACAACTTCAGCTACGGGCTCGACCTCCCGGCGATGATGGGCGGCCTGGGCGACTTCGGCAGAGAGAACCTCGCTGCCGAGCGCACGCGCTTGCTCGATCTTGTGGGGGACATGCAAAGAGCCTTCGACAACGTTGCCGTTTGCCGCAAGCCGGTCATCGCAGCCATCAGCGGCTGGTGCGTAGGAGGCGGGCTCGACTTGATCGCGGCGTGCGATGTTCGTTTGTGCTCGTCTGATGCGCGCTTCAGCCTGCGCGAGGTGAAGGTCGCGATAGTCGCGGACCTCGGCAGCCTTCAACGTCTGCCTCAAATCATCGGCCAGGGCGCCACGCGCGAACTCGCCTTCACCGGCAAAGACATCTCTGCTTCGCGCGCTCTTCAAATCGGGCTTGTGAGCGAGGTGTGCGAAACGCGAGACGAGATGCTGGAAGCCGCGCGCAAACTCGCGCGTGAGATTGCTGACAATCCGCCGCTCGTTGTGCAAGGTATCAAGCGAGTGATGAATTATTGCGCGGACAAGTCAGTAGCGGACGGGTTAGGTTACGTCGCCGCTTGGAACTCGGCCTTCTTGCAGTCGGCGGATCTTGCAGAAGCGATGACTGCGTTTCGCGAGCGCCGCGCACCGCATTTCAAGGGCAAGTGA